One window from the genome of Natrialba magadii ATCC 43099 encodes:
- a CDS encoding DUF7470 family protein, whose product MLKHLGPLGIVGILILVAGIGIVAYVSPIVAVGIALVLAGLGLVVKALVSSVLQQFGMF is encoded by the coding sequence ATGCTGAAGCACCTCGGACCTCTCGGAATCGTCGGCATCTTGATTCTCGTTGCCGGTATCGGTATCGTCGCGTACGTGAGCCCTATCGTCGCCGTCGGTATCGCCCTCGTTCTCGCCGGTCTCGGCCTCGTCGTCAAAGCGCTCGTCTCGAGTGTCCTCCAGCAGTTCGGTATGTTCTAG
- a CDS encoding S8 family peptidase, which yields MTLTRRQLLQGAGAAVSVSLVTSSGTAAASQSSAGSPSSDSRRVFVHPQNGLLGELLDVVDSVGGTTLREYDNFEFVLAEVPANRLDELLAATGVATVEEDDETGIPDDWSPSLLESLLPPDRSDCETHPDQQASWGLERIGASEVEPNGSGVDIGILDTGIQTDHCSLSVAGGQNVTGSGLPDDYEDRHGHGTHVAGVAGAVDNGRGVVGTAPNANLYAVKVLDDDGDGRYSDLIAGIDWCMENDVEIISMSLGGESESEAVAEAIETAHSAGHLLLSAAGNEGNNGRSSCTEETMTYPATHDDVVAVTAMDEDDTLAAYSSVGEGVDLLAPGTDIRSSTVDNRYAEASGTSVAAPFVAGVAALCWETREESGTGSGSGSGSGPEPGTNDAVRSILTETAETVLDTCAEGAGLVDAREAVGDERATGGSERSEDQSQIESGAVGTLRDGVSSAFEWVTDLVGAIVERLGRLFG from the coding sequence ATGACTCTCACTCGTCGCCAGCTCCTGCAGGGTGCCGGCGCGGCCGTCTCCGTCAGTCTCGTCACGTCTTCGGGGACGGCAGCGGCGTCGCAGTCGTCTGCAGGGTCACCCTCTTCGGACAGCCGACGGGTGTTCGTCCACCCGCAAAACGGACTGCTCGGCGAACTACTCGACGTCGTTGACTCCGTCGGCGGCACGACGCTTCGCGAGTACGACAACTTCGAGTTCGTGCTCGCAGAGGTCCCCGCAAACCGGCTGGACGAGTTGCTCGCCGCTACCGGCGTCGCAACCGTCGAGGAGGACGACGAAACCGGGATTCCCGACGACTGGTCACCGTCGCTACTCGAGTCGTTGTTGCCGCCGGACCGATCGGACTGTGAGACCCATCCCGATCAACAGGCCTCGTGGGGACTCGAGCGCATCGGCGCGAGCGAGGTCGAACCGAACGGGTCGGGCGTCGATATCGGGATTCTCGATACCGGCATCCAGACCGACCACTGTAGCCTCTCGGTCGCGGGCGGGCAGAACGTCACCGGCTCGGGGCTCCCAGACGACTACGAGGACCGCCACGGCCACGGCACGCACGTCGCCGGCGTCGCCGGTGCGGTTGATAACGGCCGCGGCGTGGTGGGGACGGCACCAAACGCGAACCTCTACGCCGTGAAGGTGCTCGATGACGATGGCGACGGCCGCTACAGCGATCTGATCGCGGGCATCGACTGGTGTATGGAGAACGACGTAGAGATCATCTCGATGAGCCTCGGCGGCGAGAGCGAGAGCGAGGCGGTCGCAGAGGCGATCGAAACCGCCCACTCGGCGGGCCACCTGCTCCTGTCGGCAGCCGGCAACGAAGGCAACAACGGACGCAGCTCCTGTACCGAGGAGACGATGACCTACCCGGCAACACACGACGACGTCGTCGCCGTCACCGCGATGGACGAGGATGACACACTCGCCGCCTACAGCAGCGTCGGTGAGGGTGTCGACCTGCTCGCACCGGGCACCGACATCCGCTCGAGTACCGTCGACAATCGCTACGCCGAGGCCAGCGGAACGAGCGTCGCAGCGCCGTTCGTCGCTGGCGTTGCGGCGCTGTGCTGGGAGACGCGCGAGGAGTCGGGGACGGGGTCGGGGTCGGGGTCGGGGTCAGGGCCAGAACCGGGCACCAACGATGCAGTCCGGTCGATTCTCACCGAGACGGCGGAAACGGTGCTCGACACCTGCGCAGAAGGAGCGGGCCTCGTCGACGCCCGCGAAGCGGTGGGCGACGAGCGAGCGACGGGTGGATCCGAGCGCAGCGAGGATCAGAGTCAAATCGAGAGCGGGGCTGTCGGGACGCTCCGCGACGGCGTCTCGTCGGCGTTCGAGTGGGTCACTGACCTGGTCGGGGCAATCGTCGAACGGCTCGGACGGCTGTTCGGGTAG
- the eif1A gene encoding translation initiation factor eIF-1A — MSDDGEGGRKNLRMPEEDEVFATVTNMLGANRVTVRCADGKERTARIPGKMQKRIWIREDDVVLVEPWDWQDEKADITWRYEKSDADQLRREGHIQ; from the coding sequence ATGAGCGACGACGGCGAGGGTGGTCGGAAGAACCTCCGAATGCCTGAGGAGGATGAGGTCTTCGCGACCGTCACGAACATGCTCGGAGCGAATCGGGTGACAGTACGCTGTGCAGACGGGAAAGAGCGCACTGCGCGCATTCCCGGCAAGATGCAAAAGCGCATCTGGATCCGCGAAGACGACGTGGTCCTCGTCGAGCCGTGGGACTGGCAGGACGAGAAGGCAGATATCACCTGGCGCTACGAGAAGAGCGATGCAGACCAACTGCGTCGCGAAGGGCACATTCAGTAA